One window from the genome of Pedobacter schmidteae encodes:
- a CDS encoding GNAT family N-acetyltransferase, whose protein sequence is MRKLITILNKEQWTAYVNGSVEYDFYHTWLYHSMDVSGEPFLFVYEQENDYIAFPLVKREISGSPFSDLISVYGYPGPISNRKFEDLNESLMDNFKEAFLEFLDQEQNISVFSRLNPFFNQYLLIEKFGGVYENGKTVAIDLTIPIEEQRKKYRKNTLKSVKKARDYGYSVKESKELDDIESFFDIYTQNMARIGAADYYFFNKQYFIDLINNDEFDCRLILVYLNEKIICGIIITCTCGIIQGHLVATTANYISTSPAKFLIDEVSILGRRLGMKYFHLGGGYGFKEDTLFNWKVGFSDMLLEYKSWRYVANQPVYHALVDKQGIDRDADIDFFPLYRAVVNTLACTWVQLLAI, encoded by the coding sequence ATGAGAAAATTAATCACCATTCTTAATAAGGAACAATGGACCGCCTATGTAAATGGTTCTGTAGAATACGATTTTTATCATACCTGGCTTTATCACTCTATGGATGTAAGTGGAGAACCATTCCTTTTTGTATACGAACAAGAAAATGACTATATCGCTTTTCCTTTAGTTAAAAGAGAAATATCAGGTTCTCCTTTTTCTGATTTGATATCCGTGTACGGATATCCCGGGCCCATATCTAACCGAAAGTTCGAAGACCTGAACGAAAGTTTAATGGATAATTTTAAGGAAGCCTTTTTAGAATTTTTAGATCAGGAGCAAAACATTTCTGTGTTCTCCAGGTTAAATCCTTTTTTTAATCAATACCTGCTCATTGAAAAATTTGGTGGTGTTTATGAAAATGGAAAAACTGTAGCCATAGACTTAACTATACCTATTGAAGAACAACGCAAAAAGTATAGAAAAAATACACTAAAGAGTGTAAAAAAGGCACGCGACTATGGATATTCTGTTAAGGAAAGTAAGGAACTGGATGATATCGAATCTTTTTTTGATATCTATACTCAAAACATGGCCAGGATTGGTGCTGCTGATTATTACTTTTTTAATAAACAATATTTTATAGATCTCATTAATAATGATGAATTTGATTGTAGACTTATATTAGTCTACCTCAATGAAAAGATAATTTGTGGCATTATCATTACCTGCACATGCGGTATTATACAGGGACATTTGGTAGCTACTACAGCTAACTATATTTCTACTTCACCAGCAAAATTTTTAATAGACGAAGTTAGCATTCTGGGACGTAGGTTGGGTATGAAATATTTTCATTTGGGCGGAGGATATGGATTTAAAGAAGATACACTGTTTAACTGGAAAGTAGGCTTCTCGGATATGCTTTTGGAATACAAAAGCTGGCGATATGTGGCTAATCAACCAGTCTATCATGCGTTGGTTGATAAACAGGGAATTGATAGGGACGCTGACATTGATTTTTTTCCGCTCTATCGTGCTGTAGTTAATACGCTGGCCTGTACCTGGGTTCAATTGTTGGCAATCTAA
- a CDS encoding polysaccharide lyase family 1 protein has product MERLRKNLRRMCVLGLILSTILTFTQCKKDSVENNPAYEDTVNVDTQSARSSGSSSEFKVNVSSGTSDGGFSVRIPMDSKLISDTNGENSSTVRVFENGVEIGPAHSLHEDIRTKGKGRFSHKSNFLYLSASDNSDPRTNGKKYTYTTNGQGVTTPPTTPVTPPVTPTDPGTTTPVGENEPVGYASVNGKTTGGAGGQTVTVTTLDAFKSALTSKSPLIIQVSGTITGSGLLQVESNKTILGLKGSQLIGAGLLIYGKSNVIVRNMTISKVRTYSNIIIKEGSHHVWVDHCELSSELVSDWDYYDGLLDVGTGADYVTLSWNKLHDNHKAMLIGFSYTRPDDANHLKVTVHHNFFYNVSERTPDVRYGNVHVYNNYILNAGYVGSLMGAIVRVENNYFKNSSLPIRTEISPVAGTISGLNTNIFESSGSNKITSAPSSWVPTYSYQTTLNAAADVPAIVTKGAGATL; this is encoded by the coding sequence ATGGAAAGATTAAGAAAAAATTTAAGAAGAATGTGTGTATTGGGTTTAATACTATCCACAATTTTAACATTTACTCAATGTAAAAAGGATAGTGTTGAGAATAATCCTGCTTATGAAGATACTGTGAATGTTGACACGCAAAGTGCCAGATCATCAGGTTCGTCTTCAGAATTTAAAGTAAATGTTTCAAGTGGAACATCCGACGGCGGTTTTTCTGTTAGAATTCCAATGGATTCTAAATTGATAAGCGACACAAATGGAGAAAACAGCTCAACTGTCAGAGTATTTGAAAATGGTGTAGAAATAGGTCCGGCCCATTCATTGCACGAAGACATCAGAACTAAAGGAAAAGGACGTTTCAGTCACAAATCAAATTTCTTATATCTTTCTGCATCTGATAATTCAGATCCAAGAACAAACGGTAAGAAATACACCTATACTACAAATGGACAAGGTGTTACTACTCCGCCAACTACGCCAGTTACCCCGCCGGTTACACCAACCGATCCTGGAACTACAACTCCGGTAGGTGAAAATGAGCCTGTTGGATATGCGTCAGTTAATGGTAAGACAACTGGTGGTGCAGGTGGACAAACAGTTACCGTAACAACTTTAGACGCATTTAAAAGCGCGTTAACGTCAAAGTCTCCTTTAATTATTCAAGTGTCGGGAACAATTACCGGTTCAGGATTACTTCAGGTAGAATCGAACAAAACTATTTTAGGACTTAAAGGATCTCAATTAATTGGTGCTGGTTTACTGATCTACGGAAAAAGCAACGTTATTGTTAGAAACATGACCATCAGTAAGGTCCGTACCTATTCAAACATTATTATCAAAGAAGGTTCACACCATGTATGGGTAGACCATTGCGAACTTTCTTCAGAACTGGTAAGTGATTGGGATTATTATGATGGATTGTTAGACGTAGGAACAGGTGCTGATTATGTTACTTTATCATGGAATAAATTGCACGACAATCACAAAGCGATGCTTATTGGTTTCAGTTATACCCGTCCGGATGATGCAAACCACTTAAAAGTTACTGTACACCATAACTTTTTCTATAACGTATCAGAACGTACACCGGATGTTAGATACGGAAATGTGCATGTTTATAACAACTATATCCTTAATGCTGGTTATGTTGGTTCACTTATGGGAGCGATTGTTCGTGTTGAAAACAATTATTTCAAAAACTCGTCACTTCCAATCAGAACAGAGATTAGCCCGGTTGCCGGTACAATCAGTGGTTTAAATACCAATATATTTGAGAGTTCAGGTAGCAATAAAATTACTTCAGCTCCATCAAGCTGGGTGCCAACTTATTCATACCAAACTACACTTAATGCCGCTGCAGATGTGCCTGCCATCGTAACAAAAGGTGCCGGTGCAACACTATAA
- a CDS encoding nucleoside-diphosphate sugar epimerase/dehydratase codes for MTKLLFREKIYSRWLILLIDQVIVAWTLFMSFLLINKFDYEQLFLANFFIYAGLYSFIAVGVFISMRIHTGIIRYSNTEDIIRVFMAILLTGFVFTILSRVFLISHYTISSKWFPEIMIMNFFVSSSLLVILRVAVKNLFSYIKTMEPCDKKENILIYGSDTDSMLVKKALDDSKASALNVFAFIDDNQDKINKQIEQKKVYHSNSITLLKDKFNIKKILFVGDDLSINGKKSTIDKCIEMGIKVLTVPQSDKWLYGKLTANQIKDLKIEDLLHREPIVLSKDNILREINGKRILITGAAGSIGSEIVRQVINFSPQYVVLCDQAETPLHELQLEIEDDFPGAKTHIVMANIQNRSRMKAIFDEYHPQIIFHAAAYKHVPMMENNPSEAILTNVLGTKNISDLAIESAVEKFIMISTDKAVKPTNIMGASKRLAEMYIQSLNNDKVLNISGEKVNGTNERLESKTKFITTRFGNVLGSNGSVLPRFKAQIERGGPITVTHPEITRYFMTIPESVQLVLEAAAMGNGGEIYLFDMGEPVKIVDLAINMIKLAGLAPEKDIKIIFTGLRPGEKLYEELLMVEEQNMATYHPKIKISKIISHSFRYVQDVIEELLRLNNLNNDFDMVKKMKEIIPDYKSKNSRYEKIDYYIIN; via the coding sequence ATGACAAAGCTTCTCTTCCGTGAAAAAATTTATTCACGTTGGTTAATCTTATTGATTGATCAGGTTATAGTAGCCTGGACACTCTTCATGTCTTTTTTGCTGATTAATAAATTTGACTATGAACAGCTGTTTCTTGCTAATTTTTTTATCTATGCCGGCCTATATAGTTTTATAGCAGTTGGTGTATTTATAAGTATGCGTATACACACCGGTATCATCAGGTATTCTAATACTGAAGACATAATTCGTGTGTTTATGGCCATTCTGCTCACGGGTTTTGTGTTTACAATCTTAAGTCGCGTTTTTTTGATTTCTCATTATACTATTTCTTCAAAATGGTTTCCTGAAATCATGATCATGAACTTTTTTGTTTCCTCATCGCTTTTGGTTATTCTAAGAGTGGCCGTGAAAAATTTGTTTAGCTATATCAAAACAATGGAACCATGCGATAAGAAGGAAAATATCCTGATATATGGTTCAGATACAGACTCTATGCTGGTCAAAAAAGCACTTGATGATAGTAAGGCAAGTGCCTTAAATGTGTTTGCTTTTATTGATGACAATCAGGATAAAATAAACAAGCAAATTGAACAAAAAAAGGTATATCACTCCAACTCTATAACGCTGCTGAAAGATAAATTTAATATTAAAAAAATCCTGTTCGTGGGTGATGATCTGAGCATAAATGGAAAGAAATCTACTATAGATAAATGCATTGAAATGGGAATCAAGGTGCTTACGGTTCCACAGTCGGATAAATGGCTGTACGGCAAATTAACTGCAAATCAAATCAAAGACCTGAAGATTGAGGACCTCCTGCATCGCGAGCCCATAGTATTATCCAAGGATAATATTTTAAGAGAGATCAATGGAAAACGGATTTTAATCACCGGAGCGGCCGGTTCAATTGGGTCGGAAATTGTACGTCAGGTCATCAATTTCAGCCCACAGTATGTGGTGCTTTGCGATCAGGCAGAAACTCCCTTACACGAACTGCAGCTCGAAATTGAGGATGATTTTCCTGGGGCCAAAACCCATATCGTTATGGCAAATATCCAAAACAGAAGCAGAATGAAAGCCATTTTTGATGAATATCACCCGCAGATTATTTTCCATGCAGCAGCTTACAAACATGTTCCCATGATGGAAAATAATCCTTCAGAGGCCATACTCACCAATGTACTTGGAACAAAAAATATATCCGATCTGGCCATTGAGTCGGCGGTAGAAAAGTTTATCATGATATCTACCGACAAAGCAGTAAAGCCGACCAATATTATGGGTGCATCTAAACGTTTGGCCGAAATGTATATTCAATCTCTTAACAATGATAAGGTTTTGAATATTTCGGGCGAAAAAGTAAATGGAACGAATGAAAGGTTAGAAAGCAAAACCAAATTTATTACCACCCGATTTGGTAATGTATTAGGATCTAATGGCTCTGTGTTACCACGATTTAAGGCTCAGATAGAACGTGGTGGCCCCATTACTGTTACCCATCCTGAAATTACACGGTATTTTATGACGATTCCTGAGTCTGTACAACTGGTGCTTGAGGCTGCCGCAATGGGAAATGGCGGAGAAATATATCTATTTGATATGGGCGAGCCGGTTAAAATTGTAGACCTGGCTATCAATATGATCAAACTGGCAGGGCTTGCTCCGGAGAAAGATATTAAAATAATATTTACAGGCTTACGGCCCGGCGAAAAACTGTATGAAGAATTGTTGATGGTAGAGGAACAAAATATGGCTACCTATCACCCTAAAATTAAAATATCAAAGATCATAAGCCATAGTTTCCGATACGTACAGGACGTAATTGAAGAGCTGTTGAGGCTCAATAATTTAAACAATGACTTTGATATGGTCAAAAAAATGAAAGAAATCATACCCGACTATAAAAGCAAAAACTCCAGGTATGAAAAGATCGATTATTACATCATTAACTAA
- a CDS encoding GNAT family N-acetyltransferase → MAYHLINFQQSEKWTAYVRKAVNYDFYHTWAYHSLEKSGEPLLFVYEEADIFIALPLLKRKIDNSGMFDLTSVYGYCGPIANVKFADINDQILENFKHSFLNFMKMGGYVCVFSRLNPFIDQKILIEKIGGIWNNGRTVYMDLSIPIEEQRAGYEKRLGRQIRQLRRMPYHIKETNSQDEIRLFARMYTENMLRLRAQESYFYDEAYFTQLLKGEDCKLIVIYDGDEMICGAVIMCAGNVIRNHLSATANAYINHSPSKLLTDEISVIGRRLGKKYFHLGGGLGGREDSLFKFKSSFSSLFLEDTTWRFVSDIFTYNDLVKERDDHINTNYFPLYRSPTVAVK, encoded by the coding sequence ATGGCATATCATTTAATAAACTTTCAGCAATCTGAAAAATGGACAGCCTATGTTCGCAAAGCTGTCAACTATGATTTTTATCATACCTGGGCCTATCATTCTCTGGAAAAAAGTGGCGAACCTTTGCTTTTTGTTTACGAAGAGGCGGATATTTTTATCGCTCTGCCATTGCTCAAAAGGAAGATTGACAACTCGGGCATGTTCGACCTGACATCGGTGTATGGTTATTGCGGACCAATAGCCAATGTGAAATTTGCAGATATCAATGATCAGATACTTGAAAATTTCAAACACTCATTCCTGAATTTTATGAAAATGGGAGGGTATGTATGTGTATTTTCAAGACTGAACCCATTTATCGACCAAAAGATACTCATAGAAAAAATAGGGGGAATTTGGAACAATGGAAGAACTGTTTACATGGACTTGTCAATCCCTATTGAAGAACAAAGAGCTGGGTATGAGAAAAGACTTGGTAGACAAATAAGGCAATTAAGACGAATGCCCTACCATATCAAAGAAACCAACAGCCAGGACGAAATCAGATTGTTCGCAAGGATGTATACCGAAAATATGCTCCGCCTAAGGGCCCAGGAAAGTTATTTTTATGATGAAGCATATTTTACTCAGCTGCTCAAAGGCGAAGATTGCAAGTTAATTGTCATTTACGATGGTGATGAAATGATTTGCGGGGCCGTCATTATGTGTGCAGGAAATGTGATTCGTAATCATTTATCTGCTACAGCTAATGCATATATAAATCATTCGCCCAGCAAACTCCTAACCGACGAAATCAGTGTGATAGGGAGACGATTAGGAAAAAAATATTTTCACCTTGGTGGTGGTTTGGGAGGACGCGAAGATTCATTGTTCAAGTTTAAGTCTTCTTTTTCATCTCTCTTTTTAGAAGACACTACCTGGAGATTTGTATCGGATATATTTACCTATAATGATCTTGTTAAAGAAAGAGATGATCATATAAATACAAACTACTTCCCACTTTACCGTAGCCCTACGGTAGCTGTTAAGTAG
- a CDS encoding NAD-dependent epimerase: protein MKILVTGTAGFIGFHLAKRLLERGDEVVGIDIINDYYDVNLKYARLEETGISRAAIAYDKPVISTKYNNYTFIKLDLTDKEGMLELFSTYQFDAVCNLAAQAGVRYSLTNPEAYIESNIIGFLNVLEGCRCAKIKHLLYASSSSVYGLNKKMPFSVNNNVDHPVSLYAASKKSNELMAHAYSHLFNMSNTALRFFTVYGPWGRPDMALFIFTKAIMEGKHIEIFNNGNMSRDFTYIDDIVEGIVRVIDRPAVRNADWDALKPDPASSKAPYSIFNIGRGAPVSLLEFIQEIENNIGIVANKKYLPMQDGDVADTWADISGLENELNYTPKTSVKEGVQNFINWYKSFYCADRLKTRPGIKRSEQKAIFGTRI from the coding sequence ATGAAAATTTTAGTAACAGGTACGGCCGGATTTATTGGCTTTCATTTGGCAAAACGTTTATTGGAAAGAGGCGACGAAGTTGTCGGAATAGATATCATTAACGATTATTACGACGTCAATTTAAAATACGCCAGGTTGGAAGAAACGGGGATTTCCAGAGCAGCTATAGCTTACGATAAACCTGTAATAAGTACAAAATACAACAATTATACATTTATTAAGCTCGATTTAACAGATAAAGAGGGAATGCTGGAACTTTTCAGTACCTACCAGTTTGATGCTGTATGTAATTTGGCAGCCCAGGCAGGCGTGCGTTATAGTTTAACAAATCCGGAGGCCTATATAGAATCCAATATAATCGGATTTTTGAATGTGTTGGAAGGTTGCAGGTGCGCAAAAATTAAGCATCTATTATACGCAAGCTCTTCAAGCGTTTATGGTTTAAATAAAAAAATGCCATTTTCTGTAAACAACAATGTCGATCATCCGGTATCTCTATACGCTGCATCAAAAAAGAGTAACGAATTAATGGCGCACGCTTATAGTCACCTTTTTAATATGTCGAACACAGCTTTGCGTTTCTTTACCGTGTATGGCCCATGGGGAAGGCCAGATATGGCCTTGTTTATTTTCACCAAAGCAATAATGGAAGGCAAACATATTGAAATTTTTAACAATGGAAATATGAGTAGAGATTTTACTTATATAGATGATATTGTGGAAGGGATAGTGCGGGTTATAGACAGACCTGCCGTGCGTAATGCCGATTGGGATGCGCTTAAACCTGATCCTGCCAGTTCAAAAGCACCTTATAGCATATTTAATATAGGAAGGGGGGCCCCTGTAAGTCTTTTAGAGTTTATTCAGGAAATAGAAAATAATATCGGTATTGTGGCCAATAAAAAATATTTACCGATGCAAGATGGCGATGTAGCCGATACCTGGGCTGATATTTCGGGGTTAGAGAACGAATTGAATTATACACCCAAAACATCGGTGAAAGAAGGGGTGCAGAATTTTATTAACTGGTATAAATCATTTTATTGTGCTGATAGACTAAAAACACGCCCTGGAATTAAAAGATCAGAGCAAAAGGCAATATTTGGTACAAGAATTTAA
- a CDS encoding helix-turn-helix domain-containing protein, whose product MGISELSRKLHVSRRTIYNWFSQKTLSFEIICKIGNAIKHDFSKEFPDDFATIDHEIGYNMNLLTNVDRNTDENYSSSVGYWMNKYITLLEKYNELLSHEFSSPFTDEESDSLRPTQKI is encoded by the coding sequence ATGGGAATAAGCGAGCTCTCCAGAAAATTACACGTTAGCAGAAGAACCATATACAATTGGTTCAGCCAAAAGACACTTAGTTTTGAAATCATCTGTAAAATCGGAAACGCCATTAAGCATGACTTTTCGAAGGAATTTCCTGATGATTTTGCCACTATTGACCACGAAATAGGATACAATATGAATCTGTTGACGAATGTTGATCGAAACACGGATGAGAACTATTCCAGTTCAGTTGGCTACTGGATGAATAAGTATATTACACTACTCGAAAAATATAATGAGCTGTTGAGTCATGAATTTTCTTCGCCCTTCACAGACGAAGAATCTGATTCATTAAGGCCTACTCAAAAAATATAA
- a CDS encoding DegT/DnrJ/EryC1/StrS aminotransferase family protein, translating to MKISFSPPFIDQHVITEVLDCLKSGWITSGPKVKELEAEVINLTKSKSAVCVNSWTSGAIMMLKWFGVKEGDEVIIPAYSYCATALCVLHCGATPVMVDISDDLTIDPQQIKMAITSKTKAIIAVDIAGLPCDYNAIKRLIKSTRIRNLFVPNSERQAKLGRIILISDAAHSIGATYMGHSAALSSDVAIFSFHAVKNITTAEGGCICLNLPGFFNTNEEYTFLKTFSLNGQNKDAYAKSRGANWKYDILYKGLKINMPDICAAIGLAQIKQYKRLLLPARKKIALKYCHMLSKFDWFIPPSLKDYTRESSYHIFPLRIKNITEAQRDQIIEDIVILGVVVNVHFIPMPMLTYFKKTGYNIANYPNSYKQYACEISLPIYPGLTDEDTDYIIDAVISVVQAQMRNTKLRELSLT from the coding sequence ATGAAAATCTCATTCTCCCCTCCGTTTATTGACCAACATGTAATTACTGAAGTGCTGGATTGTTTAAAATCTGGCTGGATTACATCCGGACCAAAAGTAAAAGAACTGGAAGCAGAAGTAATTAACCTAACGAAATCAAAATCAGCCGTTTGCGTAAACTCCTGGACTTCAGGCGCCATTATGATGCTAAAATGGTTTGGAGTAAAAGAAGGAGATGAAGTAATCATTCCGGCATACTCCTACTGCGCAACAGCTTTATGTGTGCTACATTGTGGCGCCACCCCTGTTATGGTTGACATATCAGATGATCTCACTATAGATCCTCAGCAAATAAAAATGGCAATTACCAGTAAAACTAAGGCCATCATCGCTGTAGATATTGCCGGTTTACCCTGCGATTACAACGCGATTAAAAGACTGATTAAAAGCACCCGGATTAGAAACCTGTTTGTGCCCAACTCGGAGCGGCAGGCAAAGCTGGGACGCATTATTCTGATTTCAGATGCAGCGCACTCCATTGGCGCTACTTACATGGGACATTCGGCAGCACTAAGCAGTGACGTGGCCATTTTTTCATTCCACGCGGTAAAAAACATCACTACGGCTGAGGGAGGATGCATATGTTTGAATCTTCCAGGATTTTTTAACACCAATGAAGAGTATACTTTTCTGAAAACTTTTTCTCTAAATGGTCAAAATAAAGATGCGTATGCAAAATCGAGAGGAGCAAACTGGAAGTACGACATCTTGTATAAAGGTTTAAAAATTAATATGCCCGACATTTGTGCGGCTATAGGCCTGGCACAGATAAAACAATATAAACGATTGTTGTTACCTGCCCGTAAAAAAATTGCCTTAAAATATTGCCATATGCTGAGTAAATTTGATTGGTTTATTCCACCTTCTCTAAAAGATTATACCCGGGAATCGTCCTATCACATTTTTCCGCTTCGCATAAAAAACATCACAGAAGCCCAACGGGATCAGATTATTGAAGATATTGTTATTCTGGGAGTTGTAGTAAATGTTCACTTCATCCCCATGCCAATGCTCACTTATTTTAAAAAAACGGGGTACAACATTGCTAATTATCCAAATAGCTACAAACAGTATGCCTGCGAAATATCGTTACCGATCTATCCTGGGTTGACAGATGAAGATACAGACTACATTATTGACGCCGTTATTAGTGTAGTTCAGGCTCAAATGAGAAACACCAAACTGCGTGAATTATCGCTCACCTAA
- a CDS encoding GNAT family N-acetyltransferase, translating into MNTTIYLRPLNLEDAKISYQWRNDPDIWVYTEFKPSTDITLEKETEWLRGKLNKANDSRFAICLRDTDQYIGNIQLIDLDEHRGEFHMFIGEKQFWGKGIGKQASRLILEYGFFAKNLESVFLFTHEDNAAALSIYENLGFVTVGKQDQHIKMVLTKHMFTPDN; encoded by the coding sequence ATGAATACGACCATCTATTTGAGACCCTTAAATTTAGAGGATGCGAAGATATCCTATCAATGGCGTAATGACCCTGATATATGGGTGTATACCGAATTTAAGCCCAGCACTGATATCACGTTGGAAAAAGAAACAGAATGGCTTCGAGGTAAATTGAATAAAGCAAATGACAGCAGGTTTGCTATTTGTCTGCGGGATACCGATCAGTATATTGGAAATATCCAATTGATAGATCTGGATGAACACCGCGGTGAATTCCATATGTTCATCGGAGAAAAACAGTTTTGGGGCAAAGGAATAGGAAAACAGGCTTCCAGACTCATTCTTGAATACGGTTTTTTTGCAAAAAATCTGGAAAGTGTCTTTCTCTTTACCCACGAAGATAATGCCGCAGCACTCTCCATCTATGAAAATTTGGGTTTTGTTACGGTTGGTAAACAAGATCAGCACATTAAAATGGTATTGACCAAACATATGTTTACACCAGATAATTGA
- a CDS encoding phytanoyl-CoA dioxygenase family protein produces the protein MKNKFIYSEATIADFENAMDQFGWVIYEDAVDEKMLDKIINDLEPAYLLRREIQIQNGIETNMEGTLHHLLERDNFSMPFLEQQYCDKEMRHFLNGNYIINGISGVLNFKNFKAYVHNIHRDIRSFTGDFKIAIQMIVLLDDYTVDNGATYFLSGSHKHANPPDEEFFYEQAERAVGKRGSIILFDSNIWHAAGNNNTDSPRRGLTLTFTRPFFKPQFDFPRFLGYEFGEGLSPHLRQVIGYNARISANLQEFYQPPHLRMYQPGQG, from the coding sequence TTGAAAAATAAATTTATCTATTCCGAAGCAACGATAGCTGACTTCGAGAATGCAATGGATCAATTTGGTTGGGTCATTTATGAGGATGCCGTTGATGAAAAAATGCTCGATAAAATCATTAATGACCTTGAGCCTGCTTATTTATTAAGGAGAGAAATCCAAATCCAAAATGGTATCGAAACCAATATGGAAGGAACACTTCATCATCTGCTGGAAAGAGATAATTTTAGTATGCCTTTTTTGGAGCAACAGTATTGTGATAAAGAAATGAGACATTTTCTGAATGGCAATTATATTATTAACGGAATAAGTGGTGTGCTGAATTTTAAAAATTTCAAAGCCTATGTACACAATATTCATCGTGATATCAGAAGCTTTACAGGTGATTTTAAAATAGCCATCCAAATGATCGTATTGTTGGACGATTATACAGTTGATAATGGAGCTACCTACTTCCTTTCAGGCTCTCACAAGCATGCAAATCCACCAGACGAGGAATTTTTTTACGAGCAAGCCGAAAGGGCGGTAGGTAAACGGGGAAGTATTATTTTATTTGATTCCAATATATGGCACGCAGCTGGTAACAACAATACCGATAGCCCTAGGCGTGGTTTAACCCTCACTTTTACAAGGCCATTCTTTAAACCTCAGTTTGATTTTCCAAGGTTTTTAGGCTACGAATTTGGCGAAGGCCTAAGTCCGCATTTAAGACAAGTTATTGGATACAACGCCCGTATTTCTGCCAATCTTCAGGAATTTTATCAGCCTCCTCATTTAAGAATGTATCAACCTGGTCAGGGTTGA
- a CDS encoding glycosyltransferase family 4 protein produces MKKVLIACDSSLTLLGFRGKLIEELVKKNDVSVFTPVISHQYVRDKLKNMNVTVYENELDGSNVSIFSDLKYIFQLYKLMRKIKPDVFFPYTFKPVIYGTVVAKICKTDCITPMLTGLGYNFTENGSKKGLVSLITKMLLKFSLSQNKRIRIIFQNKDDYHKLVEARIIGVKHQAFVVNGSGVDLTHYKYSTPKTSCISFLMISRLINAKGIKEYYEAARVIQDKYPNIKFKLIGSFDHNIDAIDDDLYAKIQSGNTIEFIGPVDDVRPHIKDASIVVLPSYYGEGVPRCILEGMAMGRAIITCDSVGCRETINTSGVQPNGFLIPVKNVAALASKMEYYINHTKDILTYGLNGRRFAKQKFDVNLVNAEMLKIMNAY; encoded by the coding sequence ATGAAAAAAGTACTGATCGCCTGCGATTCGTCCCTAACCTTATTGGGCTTTCGAGGTAAACTTATTGAAGAATTGGTTAAAAAAAATGATGTATCAGTTTTTACCCCTGTAATTTCGCATCAGTACGTCAGGGATAAACTGAAAAACATGAATGTTACTGTTTATGAGAATGAATTGGATGGCAGTAACGTCTCTATTTTTTCTGATCTCAAATATATCTTTCAGCTATACAAATTGATGAGGAAGATTAAACCTGATGTATTCTTCCCCTACACATTTAAGCCGGTTATATATGGAACGGTTGTAGCAAAAATTTGTAAAACAGACTGCATAACCCCCATGTTAACGGGATTAGGATATAATTTTACTGAAAACGGTTCTAAGAAAGGATTAGTTAGCCTTATAACTAAAATGCTGTTAAAGTTTAGCTTAAGCCAAAACAAAAGGATCCGGATAATTTTTCAAAATAAGGACGATTATCATAAGCTGGTTGAAGCCAGAATAATTGGGGTTAAGCACCAGGCATTTGTAGTCAATGGTTCCGGTGTCGATTTAACTCACTATAAATATTCAACACCAAAAACTTCATGTATTAGCTTTCTGATGATATCCCGATTAATTAATGCAAAAGGGATAAAGGAATATTACGAAGCAGCCCGGGTGATACAGGATAAATATCCTAATATCAAATTTAAGCTTATTGGGTCTTTTGATCATAATATTGATGCAATAGACGATGATTTGTATGCTAAAATTCAATCGGGAAATACCATTGAATTTATTGGCCCGGTTGACGATGTGAGACCTCATATTAAAGACGCTTCAATTGTTGTATTGCCTTCTTATTACGGAGAAGGAGTACCAAGGTGTATATTGGAGGGAATGGCCATGGGGAGGGCTATCATTACCTGCGACTCTGTGGGTTGTCGCGAAACCATTAATACCTCTGGCGTGCAGCCAAATGGATTTTTAATTCCTGTGAAAAATGTAGCTGCTCTAGCCTCCAAAATGGAATATTATATCAATCATACCAAAGACATCCTTACCTATGGATTAAACGGGAGAAGGTTTGCAAAGCAAAAATTTGATGTCAATTTGGTTAATGCCGAAATGCTTAAAATCATGAATGCATACTAA